One window of Symbiobacterium terraclitae genomic DNA carries:
- the rplK gene encoding 50S ribosomal protein L11, translating into MAKKVTALIKLALPAGKATPAPPVGPALGQHGVNIMGFCKEYNERTKDQAGLVIPVEITVYEDRSFTFILKTPPTAVLIKKALGIETASGVPNKQKVGKLTDAQVEEIAKIKMPDLNAADLEAAKSMVRGTARSMGVDCE; encoded by the coding sequence GTGGCGAAGAAGGTCACAGCGCTGATCAAGCTGGCCCTGCCGGCCGGCAAGGCGACTCCGGCGCCGCCCGTTGGCCCGGCCCTGGGTCAGCACGGCGTCAACATCATGGGCTTCTGCAAGGAGTACAACGAGCGGACCAAGGACCAGGCCGGCCTCGTGATCCCGGTGGAGATCACCGTGTACGAGGACCGCTCCTTCACGTTCATCCTGAAGACCCCGCCCACCGCCGTTCTGATCAAGAAGGCGCTAGGCATTGAGACCGCCTCCGGAGTGCCGAATAAGCAGAAGGTCGGTAAGCTGACCGACGCCCAGGTCGAGGAGATCGCCAAGATCAAGATGCCCGACCTGAACGCCGCCGACCTGGAGGCCGCCAAGAGCATGGTGCGCGGCACCGCCCGGTCGATGGGCGTCGACTGCGAGTAG